Proteins from a genomic interval of uncultured Desulfuromusa sp.:
- the fabD gene encoding ACP S-malonyltransferase — protein MDAFVFPGQGSQYQGMGKDLSENFGVAKQVYEEANDALGFDIKALCFSGSETDLKLTANTQPAILATSIAALRVLQEEVDCSPSFVAGHSLGEYSALVAAGALAFADAVRIVRKRGTYMQEAVPFGVGAMAAILGVDGDDLIQLCHDASAGEVVAPANFNSPGQVVIAGHTSAVERAISLAKERGAKRALLLPVSAPFHSVLMAPAADRLISELKLLTIRPPACPIISNVDALPNQDESKIIDLLVDQVCAPVRWDESIMKMKDLGVSRYVEIGPGRVLSGLIKRIDRTAKLNNVGDVPSLGKFQG, from the coding sequence ACGCATTTGTTTTTCCAGGACAGGGGTCTCAATACCAGGGGATGGGTAAAGATCTTTCGGAAAACTTTGGTGTAGCAAAACAGGTATATGAAGAAGCGAATGATGCTCTTGGCTTCGATATCAAGGCTCTCTGTTTTTCGGGTTCCGAAACTGATCTTAAACTTACGGCAAACACTCAACCCGCTATTTTAGCAACCAGTATTGCTGCTCTTCGAGTTCTTCAGGAAGAAGTGGACTGTTCACCCTCTTTTGTTGCCGGACACTCTCTTGGCGAGTACTCCGCTTTGGTTGCTGCCGGCGCTTTGGCTTTTGCTGATGCCGTGCGGATTGTCCGCAAAAGGGGCACTTATATGCAGGAAGCCGTTCCTTTCGGCGTTGGTGCCATGGCTGCGATTTTGGGTGTTGACGGGGATGACTTGATTCAGCTTTGTCATGATGCCTCAGCGGGAGAAGTTGTCGCTCCCGCCAATTTTAACAGCCCAGGTCAGGTTGTGATTGCAGGACATACCTCCGCCGTTGAACGCGCAATTTCTCTGGCCAAAGAACGTGGTGCTAAACGTGCGCTGTTATTGCCTGTGAGCGCACCTTTCCACTCGGTTCTAATGGCACCTGCCGCTGATCGCTTAATCTCGGAGCTCAAATTACTCACCATTCGTCCCCCGGCTTGCCCGATCATAAGTAATGTCGATGCTCTTCCGAATCAGGATGAATCGAAGATTATCGACCTTTTGGTTGATCAGGTTTGTGCACCGGTACGCTGGGATGAATCGATTATGAAAATGAAAGATCTGGGGGTCTCCCGCTATGTTGAGATTGGTCCCGGAAGAGTTCTTTCAGGCTTGATAAAAAGGATTGACCGAACAGCAAAGCTGAATAATGTGGGTGATGTCCCCAGTTTAGGAAAATTCCAGGGGTAA